In the Alkaliphilus flagellatus genome, one interval contains:
- a CDS encoding reverse transcriptase domain-containing protein produces the protein MKNSRDIQRLQKTSYEDWSWQVGMEFQETMGVHSIPTAFESGRDDGKLYADRLLEKILDRDNLKLAFKRVKANKGSHGVDGMKVDELPQFLKQNVRTLKESISEETYRPKPVRRVEIPKPDGGIRLLGIPTVVDRMIQQAIAQILSPILEKTFSENSYGFRPKKKQNKQSTKQKNIWGIDINGL, from the coding sequence TTGAAGAATTCGAGAGATATACAAAGATTGCAGAAAACTTCATATGAAGACTGGTCATGGCAGGTAGGAATGGAATTCCAAGAAACCATGGGAGTGCATAGTATTCCTACGGCATTCGAAAGTGGAAGAGACGATGGAAAATTATACGCCGATAGGCTCCTTGAGAAAATATTGGACAGAGATAATCTAAAACTTGCTTTTAAGAGAGTTAAAGCCAATAAGGGAAGTCATGGAGTAGATGGAATGAAGGTGGATGAACTTCCACAATTTCTAAAACAAAATGTCCGAACACTCAAGGAAAGTATATCGGAGGAGACATATCGTCCCAAGCCGGTTAGGCGGGTAGAAATACCAAAGCCTGATGGGGGAATAAGACTACTTGGTATTCCAACGGTAGTTGATAGAATGATTCAACAGGCAATTGCACAAATCTTAAGCCCGATACTTGAAAAAACCTTTTCAGAGAATAGCTATGGATTCAGACCTAAAAAAAAGCAAAACAAGCAATCAACAAAGCAAAAGAATATATGGGGCATTGATATAAATGGGTTGTAG
- a CDS encoding group II intron maturase-specific domain-containing protein, translated as MDLAKYFDTVNHDKLMALVAREIKDKRVLKLIRLFLQSGVMINGVYIDTEGGCPQGGPLSPLLSNIMLTEFDRELEKRGYKFCRYADDCNIFVKSAVDRPWRRKFLGFTFYQFYGKIGIKVHQKSINKFKNKIKEITSRSSGKSMKYRMEKLKQCVIGWINYFRIADISKLTRKLDEWTRRRIRMCFWKQWKKIKTKHDNLVRLGTSEPKAWEYANTRKCYWRIFNSPILKATLTNTYLESIGYTSIHKRYKQVH; from the coding sequence ATAGACCTTGCAAAATATTTCGATACCGTAAATCATGATAAGCTCATGGCATTAGTCGCCAGAGAAATCAAAGATAAAAGGGTATTAAAGCTCATCAGACTATTTCTACAAAGTGGAGTGATGATAAACGGAGTATACATAGATACGGAAGGAGGATGTCCTCAAGGGGGACCCTTAAGTCCGTTGCTTAGTAATATCATGCTCACAGAATTTGACAGAGAGCTTGAAAAGCGGGGGTATAAATTCTGCCGCTACGCGGATGATTGTAATATCTTCGTCAAAAGTGCAGTGGATAGACCATGGAGAAGGAAATTTCTAGGGTTTACCTTCTATCAATTTTACGGAAAGATAGGGATAAAAGTACATCAAAAATCCATAAACAAGTTCAAGAACAAAATAAAAGAAATCACCTCAAGAAGCAGTGGGAAAAGCATGAAATATAGAATGGAAAAGCTAAAACAGTGCGTAATTGGGTGGATTAACTACTTTAGAATAGCAGACATAAGCAAGCTAACAAGAAAACTTGATGAATGGACGAGACGAAGGATTAGAATGTGCTTTTGGAAGCAATGGAAAAAGATTAAAACCAAGCATGATAACCTAGTAAGACTTGGAACCAGTGAACCAAAAGCATGGGAATACGCCAATACAAGGAAATGCTACTGGAGAATCTTCAATAGCCCTATTCTTAAAGCAACTCTTACAAACACTTATCTCGAAAGCATAGGATATACAAGTATTCATAAAAGATATAAACAAGTACATTAG
- a CDS encoding DUF3298 and DUF4163 domain-containing protein, translating into MKRKFFIPVMLMLITSITAGCANGITLSTNNNTQQNIVRKLEVETKSISDDNEALESSIKLPVFSNDNNKEILDEINTIIEEDALKIKEEMSQMAENDFKDAKKSNIELRKYELLINYEVHTANNNLISVTTLNYQYTGGAHGMSVKVLYNFDLTTGKEIALGDFFKEGSNYKKVINEEIQKQIKENPDKFFPDEVELFSGISDDQSFFIKDGKLFIYFGQYDIAPYSSGIIEFEIPSSVLKDVVSSSFIK; encoded by the coding sequence ATGAAAAGAAAGTTTTTTATCCCTGTAATGCTTATGTTGATTACTTCAATAACTGCAGGTTGTGCAAATGGAATAACACTATCAACCAATAATAATACACAGCAAAATATAGTGCGAAAATTAGAAGTAGAAACCAAATCAATATCTGATGATAATGAAGCATTAGAAAGTAGTATTAAACTTCCTGTATTCTCTAATGATAATAATAAAGAGATTTTAGATGAAATAAACACAATTATTGAAGAAGACGCATTAAAAATAAAAGAAGAAATGTCACAAATGGCTGAAAATGATTTTAAAGATGCCAAAAAATCCAATATAGAGCTTCGTAAATATGAATTACTAATAAATTACGAAGTTCATACAGCAAATAATAATCTAATAAGCGTAACAACTTTAAATTATCAATACACCGGTGGTGCTCATGGTATGAGCGTCAAAGTTCTATACAACTTCGACTTAACAACTGGTAAAGAAATTGCCTTAGGAGACTTCTTTAAAGAAGGAAGTAACTATAAAAAGGTAATTAATGAAGAGATACAAAAACAAATAAAAGAAAATCCAGATAAGTTTTTCCCAGATGAAGTAGAACTGTTTAGTGGTATTAGTGATGATCAATCTTTCTTTATTAAAGATGGAAAATTATTTATATATTTTGGACAATATGATATAGCCCCTTATTCATCTGGCATAATAGAGTTTGAAATTCCAAGTAGTGTTTTGAAAGATGTTGTTTCGTCCTCCTTTATTAAATAG
- a CDS encoding peptidoglycan-binding domain-containing protein — translation MQERLNALGYRDQYGRRLLEDGKFGKNTEAAVNIFKDENGLWNYGEYMVAY, via the coding sequence ATGCAAGAGCGACTAAACGCATTAGGATACAGAGATCAATATGGCAGACGATTGCTCGAAGATGGAAAGTTTGGTAAAAATACTGAAGCAGCAGTAAATATTTTCAAAGATGAGAATGGACTATGGAACTATGGAGAATATATGGTAGCATATTAG
- a CDS encoding WG repeat-containing protein, which produces MELWRIYGSILGEISYSFCEDFSDGMGEIQLDTYGLWRYIDSTGKVVVGPKFEFAYQFNNGIAEVWQNGKLGYINKSGKFIWKPTY; this is translated from the coding sequence ATGGAACTATGGAGAATATATGGTAGCATATTAGGAGAAATAAGTTATAGTTTCTGCGAAGATTTCTCAGATGGAATGGGTGAAATTCAGCTCGATACCTACGGACTATGGAGATATATAGATTCCACAGGAAAGGTAGTTGTTGGTCCCAAATTTGAGTTTGCATATCAATTTAACAATGGAATTGCAGAGGTATGGCAAAATGGTAAACTTGGGTATATAAATAAATCAGGTAAGTTTATTTGGAAACCAACATACTAG
- a CDS encoding cyclase family protein — MALRLIDLSQEIFQGMSVFPMHQPTFIMTNMTHKENMEATGSKKLGFSARNLLISEHGGTHCDAVWEYKPSGATIDKMPLEYFWGSAICIDLSHIPPIRKIEPNDLETALSKSGQRLERGDIILLYTGHYDRNFGTDKWQTTYTGLSYNAAKWLAEKGVVNIGVDAPAIDHPDDLDFSGHLVCGEYDITNTENLCNLDKLVNKRFLYFGLPLKIRDGSGSPIRAVALVEE, encoded by the coding sequence ATGGCTTTACGTTTAATTGATTTGTCTCAGGAGATTTTTCAAGGAATGTCAGTTTTTCCAATGCATCAACCAACTTTTATAATGACTAATATGACCCATAAAGAAAACATGGAGGCCACAGGAAGTAAAAAATTAGGTTTCTCCGCACGAAACCTGCTTATTAGCGAGCATGGCGGAACCCACTGTGATGCTGTGTGGGAGTATAAACCCTCTGGTGCTACTATAGACAAAATGCCTCTAGAGTATTTTTGGGGAAGTGCCATATGTATAGACTTATCCCACATACCACCTATAAGGAAAATCGAACCTAATGATTTAGAAACTGCCCTCTCTAAATCTGGACAAAGACTGGAGCGTGGGGATATTATCCTTCTATACACAGGTCATTATGATAGGAATTTTGGTACAGATAAGTGGCAAACCACATATACAGGACTTAGTTATAACGCTGCAAAGTGGCTTGCAGAAAAGGGTGTTGTAAATATCGGAGTGGATGCTCCAGCCATAGATCATCCAGATGATCTAGACTTTTCTGGACATTTAGTATGTGGAGAGTACGACATTACAAATACAGAAAACCTATGTAATCTTGATAAGCTGGTAAATAAAAGATTTTTATATTTTGGGTTACCTCTTAAAATCCGTGATGGCTCTGGATCCCCTATTCGGGCTGTGGCATTAGTGGAGGAGTAA